Within Bdellovibrionales bacterium, the genomic segment GACCGATTGACGTCCAATCCGCGCGGCCACATTTATAATCAGAGGTGCCTTCAGGTTAGCTGTCATTTGAGTAGGATCCTCTGGTATTGTTATAATCGCAAAACTTCTCGTCCCTTCCGTCGACTTGAGCTGTAAAACTTCCAAATCGTACTTAGACAGTCTGTAAACATAATTACTGACAAAAAGCTCTGGCTCCAGAACTGGAAAAGCCAGACCTGGCTCTTCACAACTTTGCAGCCAAGCAAATATTTCATCATTAGGGTCGTCCAA encodes:
- a CDS encoding flagellar assembly protein FliW; the protein is MRIQTSRFGIVEITEQDVIDFPEGLLGFNDYRKFVLLDDPNDEIFAWLQSCEEPGLAFPVLEPELFVSNYVYRLSKYDLEVLQLKSTEGTRSFAIITIPEDPTQMTANLKAPLIINVAARIGRQSVMQDSTLAIKEPIFAKLQQRVYQNPSLSIKSQALDWGVAVRLPDPKSVLQPEA